A stretch of Thermostichus vulcanus str. 'Rupite' DNA encodes these proteins:
- a CDS encoding murein hydrolase activator EnvC family protein, whose protein sequence is MARSLKAWMLFGLLTLLLLAGLWVVAPSQAQNVNQLQQRQQQIQQQIQGNQRRLEELRQAEQEARRRMGSLQQNIQQTESSLRDNQYRLEQAQKALEQAQKDLEDLEDRLRRQQQGTAARLRYMQRQGAEHWWALLLSSRDLNEFFDRRHQLQLLIEADRQLIQELQATATEVDQQRIALEVQRNEISLILQELAAQKNQLQQQAATQEQLVGRLANERAAFEAAQRRLEADSQQLTGLIQQLIAQQAQQRGGGDPVQGTGRLIAPANGPITSPFGWRVHPIYRTRRFHAGIDFGVPTGTPVRAADRGTVIYAGWYGGYGNTVIINHGGGITTLYAHNSRVAVGVGQSVQRGQTIAAAGSTGLSTGPHVHFEVRVNGQPVDPRRYL, encoded by the coding sequence GTGGCACGCAGCCTAAAGGCGTGGATGTTGTTCGGGTTGCTCACCCTGCTGCTGTTGGCAGGGCTGTGGGTGGTGGCTCCATCGCAAGCTCAGAATGTCAATCAACTGCAACAACGGCAGCAGCAGATTCAGCAACAAATTCAAGGCAACCAACGCCGCTTAGAGGAACTGCGCCAAGCGGAACAGGAAGCCCGTCGCCGCATGGGATCCCTGCAGCAAAACATCCAACAAACAGAATCTAGCCTTCGGGATAACCAGTATCGCCTGGAACAGGCCCAGAAAGCACTGGAGCAGGCCCAAAAGGATCTAGAGGATTTGGAGGATCGCCTGCGACGGCAACAACAAGGTACAGCTGCCCGGTTGCGTTACATGCAGCGACAGGGGGCAGAGCATTGGTGGGCTTTGTTACTGAGTAGCCGCGATTTGAACGAGTTTTTTGACCGCCGTCACCAACTGCAACTGTTGATCGAAGCGGATCGACAATTGATCCAAGAGCTTCAAGCCACTGCCACCGAGGTGGATCAACAACGCATTGCCCTAGAGGTACAGCGCAACGAGATTTCTTTGATTCTACAGGAGCTGGCGGCCCAGAAAAACCAACTGCAGCAGCAGGCTGCTACCCAAGAACAATTGGTCGGGCGCTTGGCCAATGAGCGAGCTGCTTTTGAGGCCGCACAACGACGGCTGGAAGCCGATTCACAACAGCTCACGGGTTTGATCCAGCAGCTGATCGCCCAACAAGCGCAACAGCGGGGCGGCGGGGATCCCGTTCAAGGGACAGGCCGGTTGATCGCGCCGGCGAATGGCCCGATTACCAGTCCGTTTGGCTGGCGGGTTCACCCCATTTATCGTACCCGTCGCTTCCATGCGGGCATTGACTTTGGCGTGCCGACCGGAACACCTGTGCGGGCGGCAGATCGGGGTACGGTCATTTATGCCGGCTGGTACGGTGGCTACGGCAATACTGTGATCATCAATCACGGCGGCGGTATTACCACCCTCTACGCCCACAACAGCCGTGTTGCTGTCGGTGTCGGTCAATCGGTGCAGCGAGGGCAAACCATTGCGGCCGCAGGCTCGACGGGGCTTTCCACCGGGCCCCACGTCCACTTTGAGGTGCGGGTTAACGGTCAACCGGTCGATCCCCGTCGTTACCTCTAG
- a CDS encoding ABC transporter ATP-binding protein: MFRVQNLSYHPAAASQPILKDLSFQLGLNQLGLIVGKSGAGKSTLLEVLAGLARPTQGQISWEGVTLLPTQLRGMAGLVFQFPERHFCGLTLLDEMRFGHPELREKEIENVLKQVGLEGIPLRSSPNHLSGGQQRRLALAVQLIRGPFLLLLDEPTAGLDWSVRRQLIELLARLKSTWTVLVVSHDPEELAQIADVQWTLQAGSLLSVPADVVAHR, from the coding sequence ATGTTTCGAGTCCAGAACCTTTCCTACCATCCAGCAGCCGCTTCTCAACCGATTTTGAAGGATCTCTCTTTCCAATTGGGCTTGAACCAGTTGGGCTTAATCGTCGGCAAAAGTGGGGCAGGCAAAAGCACCTTGCTGGAAGTTTTGGCGGGATTGGCTCGACCGACACAGGGACAGATCAGCTGGGAAGGGGTGACTCTGTTGCCCACCCAGTTGCGAGGCATGGCCGGGTTGGTGTTTCAGTTCCCGGAGCGGCACTTTTGTGGCCTCACGCTCTTGGATGAAATGCGCTTTGGCCACCCCGAGCTGCGGGAAAAAGAGATTGAAAATGTCCTCAAGCAGGTGGGGTTGGAAGGGATCCCATTGCGCAGTTCCCCCAACCATTTGAGTGGCGGGCAACAGCGGCGGCTGGCGCTGGCGGTGCAGCTGATTCGTGGCCCCTTTTTGTTGCTGCTGGACGAACCGACGGCAGGGTTGGATTGGTCAGTACGGCGGCAGTTGATTGAGTTGTTGGCACGGCTGAAATCGACGTGGACGGTACTGGTGGTTTCCCACGACCCGGAGGAATTGGCCCAGATAGCCGATGTACAGTGGACGTTACAGGCGGGATCCCTGCTGTCTGTGCCTGCGGATGTGGTGGCTCATCGATAG
- a CDS encoding low molecular weight protein-tyrosine-phosphatase → MSQKLLFVCLGNICRSPTAEGITDHLLRSSGIPEEILCDSAGTAAYHVGSPPDRRMRQAAQRYGLELRGEARQIRPTDLQEFDLILAMDRQNYRDILSLDPQGKYAEKVRLMCSYCRSHPDAEVPDPYYGGEAGFHYVIELLWDACSGLLDSLVPGVNLPPLPPRA, encoded by the coding sequence ATGAGCCAGAAGCTACTGTTCGTCTGTCTGGGCAACATCTGTCGCTCCCCTACAGCCGAAGGCATCACCGATCACCTCCTGCGCAGCAGCGGGATCCCGGAGGAAATTCTCTGTGACTCCGCCGGGACTGCCGCCTACCATGTCGGCAGCCCCCCGGATCGACGCATGCGCCAAGCAGCCCAACGCTATGGGCTTGAGCTGCGGGGGGAAGCCCGCCAAATTCGTCCGACGGACTTGCAGGAGTTCGATTTGATCCTGGCCATGGATCGGCAAAACTACCGCGATATTCTCAGCCTCGATCCGCAGGGAAAATATGCTGAGAAGGTGCGCTTGATGTGCAGTTATTGTCGTTCTCATCCTGACGCAGAGGTTCCGGATCCCTACTACGGGGGCGAGGCGGGATTTCACTACGTGATTGAGCTGCTCTGGGATGCCTGTAGTGGTCTGTTGGACTCTTTGGTGCCGGGGGTGAATCTACCTCCCTTGCCCCCCCGTGCCTGA
- a CDS encoding DUF5684 domain-containing protein: MDESLSGLISIAFYVFFSYTLMVIGQKLSVPNAWLAWIPIANIWVMCRAADKPGWWVILFFIPLVNLIFAIPPRLNKSRWSGLLIFLPVLGALAYSGILAFTKSSVKPPVSNRGI; this comes from the coding sequence ATGGATGAATCGTTATCAGGGCTGATTTCGATCGCCTTTTATGTCTTTTTTAGTTACACCTTGATGGTGATTGGGCAAAAATTGAGTGTGCCGAACGCTTGGTTAGCCTGGATCCCGATCGCCAATATCTGGGTGATGTGCCGAGCTGCTGATAAGCCGGGTTGGTGGGTGATCCTCTTTTTCATCCCTTTGGTCAATTTGATCTTTGCCATTCCCCCCCGCCTGAACAAATCCCGCTGGTCAGGGCTACTGATCTTTCTACCGGTTTTGGGAGCTTTGGCTTATTCCGGCATCTTGGCCTTTACGAAAAGCAGCGTAAAGCCCCCGGTTTCTAACCGGGGGATATAA
- a CDS encoding RNA-guided endonuclease TnpB family protein — protein MKRVTTTLKLKFLDLNAVKAEMFNQTVCATTELANELLRISPKERKALTTAKVVTPLKSALSNQVIRVLKGKAGQRVKHFKVFWPEVNNQNWKLHKVGSTYSVSFPTIQGDKRVPLEVSSSYYAERLERILAEQDCERGTLKLMKLRGCWYAVVSITWEVPEVKSTERLGVDRGQNRLAVAATRWGRAVFFGGGEVAYRRRRFQKRRAQLQQAGKYRALKRLERKEARWMRAVNHTVSRRIVRFAKAVNADVWMEDLSGIRQSRQSQKARSDAGKSRHTWSYYDLEWKVAYKLEMAGRTLHKRPAAYTSKTDHRTGLIGKRSGHLFTGQDGYCCDADWNAAILLRKTRSVMNLAQWDGFSCPLSLKEALPVIGRVGSGDGVFGNPLNSMNPSQLQAVGS, from the coding sequence ATGAAACGGGTCACCACCACACTCAAGCTCAAGTTTCTTGACCTCAATGCGGTCAAAGCAGAGATGTTTAACCAGACGGTTTGTGCGACAACCGAACTGGCAAACGAACTGCTCCGCATCAGTCCGAAGGAACGAAAAGCATTAACAACCGCCAAAGTGGTGACACCACTCAAGTCGGCCCTCTCCAACCAGGTGATTCGTGTCCTGAAGGGGAAAGCCGGCCAGCGGGTCAAGCACTTCAAAGTGTTCTGGCCAGAGGTCAACAACCAAAACTGGAAGCTGCACAAAGTAGGTAGCACCTACTCGGTGAGTTTTCCCACAATTCAGGGTGACAAGCGGGTTCCCCTTGAGGTTAGCAGTTCCTACTATGCCGAGCGTCTTGAGCGCATCCTGGCCGAACAGGATTGTGAACGGGGAACCTTGAAACTCATGAAGCTACGGGGCTGTTGGTACGCGGTTGTATCTATCACTTGGGAAGTTCCCGAAGTGAAGAGTACGGAGCGGTTAGGTGTTGACCGGGGGCAGAACCGTTTGGCAGTGGCGGCCACCCGTTGGGGTCGGGCGGTGTTTTTTGGGGGTGGAGAGGTAGCCTATCGTCGTCGTCGTTTCCAGAAGCGTCGTGCCCAGTTGCAACAGGCGGGTAAATACCGAGCACTCAAGCGACTGGAGCGCAAAGAAGCCCGTTGGATGAGGGCAGTCAACCACACCGTTAGCCGCCGCATTGTGCGGTTTGCCAAGGCGGTAAATGCAGATGTGTGGATGGAAGACCTCTCGGGTATTCGCCAATCCAGACAGAGCCAGAAGGCGCGTTCGGATGCCGGGAAATCGCGCCATACCTGGTCGTACTACGACCTGGAGTGGAAGGTTGCCTACAAGCTGGAAATGGCGGGTAGGACGCTGCATAAACGTCCTGCTGCCTACACATCCAAAACCGACCACAGGACAGGATTGATTGGGAAAAGGAGTGGGCATTTGTTCACCGGGCAGGACGGGTATTGCTGTGATGCAGACTGGAATGCCGCAATCTTGCTACGCAAGACGCGGAGCGTCATGAACCTAGCCCAGTGGGACGGCTTTTCGTGTCCCTTGAGTCTAAAAGAAGCCCTGCCCGTAATAGGTAGGGTCGGCTCAGGGGATGGGGTATTTGGCAATCCCCTGAACTCCATGAATCCCTCACAGCTTCAAGCTGTGGGGAGCTAG